The Erigeron canadensis isolate Cc75 chromosome 4, C_canadensis_v1, whole genome shotgun sequence genome window below encodes:
- the LOC122597810 gene encoding LRR receptor-like serine/threonine-protein kinase FLS2 isoform X2: MQISTWVFKILILFLVNFSRLSRAQTCSEVDRTALLGFKARIFKDTTGIMSSWIGKDCCSGGWEGVQCDSVTGRVTQLVLQRPSDKDFGIYMKGTLSPTLGDLKFLEVLVISGMKRLSGTIPTSFTGLVRLTQLALEDNSLEGTIPSSLGQLPLLQTLSLSGNHLTGPIPPTLLKLNKLFQLNLARNSFSGPLPAAMGGLARLQYLDLSYNKLSGSIPVSLGQLSQLTLLDISNNQLSGAIPDSLCNLLKLVDLTLSNNLLTGQVPSRIGRLKSLNTLSLGSNRLVGQIPVSISQLQNLWYLNLSRNALSDPSPSYALSKGGLPGYFRKMSNLQNVKLSNNQLKANLSQIILPSGLALLDLHSNQLSGSLSGLLRSASSFLETIDLSNNQITGNIPSTISKLAKLKKLDVSRNHITGTIPPSLGNLSNLGWLDVSINSIGGKIPTSLLVAQLRHANFRANKLCGEIPQGRPLNIFPPVAYAHNLCLCGKPLPPCKQP, from the exons ATGCAGATTTCTACATGGGTTTTCAAAATCTTGAtcctttttttagttaatttttcTAGGCTATCACGAGCCCAGACGTGTTCCGAAGTTGATAGAACCGCACTTCTTGGGTTTAAAGCAAGAATCTTTAAGGATACTACTGGTATAATGTCTTCATGGATTGGTAAAGATTGTTGTAGTGGAGGTTGGGAAGGTGTTCAATGTGATAGTGTCACTGGGAGAGTGACACAACTTGTGTTACAAAGGCCATCTGATAAAGATTTTGGTATTTACATGAAAGGAACTCTTTCTCCTACTTTAGGTGACTTGAAGTTCTTGGAGGTTTTGGTGATTAGTGGGATGAAGAGGCTATCTGGAACGATTCCAACGAGCTTTACGGGTCTTGTACGTCTTACTCAACTTGCTTTGGAAGATAATTCACTTGAAGGGACTATCCCTTCAAGTTTAGGCCAACTACCTTTACTTCAAACACTCTCACTTAGTGGCAACCACTTAACTGGCCCAATCCCTCCTACTTTATTAAAGTTAAACAAGCTTTTCCAGCTGAATTTAGCAAGAAATTCGTTCTCGGGCCCCCTTCCAGCTGCTATGGGAGGCTTGGCCCGTTTGCAGTATCTTGATTTGAGTTACAATAAGTTATCGGGCTCTATTCCTGTCAGTTTGGGCCAACTCTCACAGTTAACACTTCTTGACATTTCGAATAACCAATTATCAGGTGCAATACCTGATTCATTGTGCAACTTGTTGAAGCTTGTTGACCTGACATTGAGCAACAATCTGTTGACCGGTCAAGTGCCATCACGAATAGGGCGACTCAAATCTCTAAATACCCTTTCTTTAGGTTCCAACCGGCTCGTTGGTCAAATCCCGGTGTCTATATCACAATTACAGAACCTGTGGTACCTTAACTTATCTAGAAATGCACTTTCTGACCCTTCGCCTAGTTATGCATTATCTAAAG GAGGCCTACCAGGTTACTTTCGGAAGATGTCTAACTTACAAAATGTCAAATTGTCAAACAACCAACTTAAGGCCAATCTATCACAAATCATACTACCAAGCGGGCTAGCGTTACTAGACCTCCACTCAAATCAACTTTCAGGGTCACTATCAGGACTATTGAGGTCTGCAAGCAGTTTCTTGGAGACCATTGACTTGTCCAACAATCAAATCACGGGCAACATTCCAAGTACCATTTCAAAGCTTGCTAAACTCAAGAAGTTGGATGTCTCAAGGAATCATATAACGGGCACAATACCGCCAAGTTTGGGAAATCTATCAAACTTAGGATGGCTAGATGTATCAATCAACTCAATTGGAGGAAAAATACCAACTAGTTTGTTGGTGGCTCAGCTAAGGCATGCTAACTTCCGAGCAAACAAGCTATGTGGAGAAATTCCGCAAGGAAGACCGTTAAACATCTTTCCTCCGGTTGCTTATGCACACAATCTTTGCTTGTGTGGAAAGCCCCTGCCACCTTGCAAGCAACCTTAA
- the LOC122596131 gene encoding chlorophyll(ide) b reductase NOL, chloroplastic isoform X4, which produces MAAITPTSSLSNFISPNFLQIPSFFPHHPKKSNLSFHHKPFIIITSKPPPKILCSAAAAADNVSSIKSSQPMVPPYNVLITGSTKGIGYALAKEFLQAGDNVLICSRSAERVETALQTLRTDFGVQRVINNAGSNAYSFKPLAEASDEDLIEVVTTNTLGLMICCREAMKLMINQPRGGHIFNIDGAGSDGRPTPRFAAYGATKRSVVHLTKSLQAELQMQEVSNVVVHNLSPGMVTTDLLMSGANTKQAKFFINVLAEPADEVAKYLVPNIRSIPSRGSTRPTYIRFLTGLKAYSQIFSRLAFGARRNRYLVED; this is translated from the exons ATGGCGGCAATAACACCAACTTCCTCCCTTTCCAACTTCATTTCTCCAAATTTTCTTCAAATCCCATCTTTCTTTCCACACCAtccaaaaaaatcaaatctttcATTTCACCATAaaccatttattattattacttcaaAACCACCTCCCAAGATTTTGTgctctgctgctgctgctgctgataaTGTTTCCAGTATAAAATCATCTCAGCCAATGGTTCCTCCTTATAATGTTCTAATCACTGGTTCCACTAAag GAATAGGCTATGCCTTAGCTAAAGAATTTCTGCAAGCAGGTGATAATGTCTTAATATGCTCAAGGTCTG CTGAACGGGTTGAAACAGCTCTACAGACCTTAAGGACAGATTTTGGGGTTCAGCGTGT GATTAATAATGCAGGATCCAATGCATATAGCTTTAAGCCTTTGGCAGAGGCTTCAGATGAAGATCTCAT AGAAGTTGTTACTACAAACACACTTGGTTTAATGATTTGTTGCAGGGAG GCAATGAAATTGATGATTAACCAGCCTAGAGGCGGccatatatttaatattgatgGAGCAGGTTCTGATGGAAGACCAACCCCCAG GTTTGCTGCATATGGGGCAACTAAGCGCAGTGTGGTACATTTGACAAAGTCATTACAG GCAGAGTTACAGATGCAAGAAGTAAGCAATGTTGTCGTCCATAACTTGTCG CCAGGAATGGTTACAACTGACCTTCTGATGTCCGGTGCCAACACAAAGCAG GCAAAGTTTTTCATTAATGTTTTGGCAGAACCTGCAGATGAG GTTGCAAAGTACCTTGTCCCAAATATCAGGTCCATACCGAGCAGGGGATCTACAAGGCCAACTTACATTCGTTTCCTTACGGGATTAAAAGCTTACTCCCAAATATTTTCC AGACTGGCTTTTGGAGCTAGAAGGAACAGATACTTGGTTGAAGATTGA
- the LOC122596131 gene encoding chlorophyll(ide) b reductase NOL, chloroplastic isoform X1 encodes MAAITPTSSLSNFISPNFLQIPSFFPHHPKKSNLSFHHKPFIIITSKPPPKILCSAAAAADNVSSIKSSQPMVPPYNVLITGSTKGIGYALAKEFLQAGDNVLICSRSAERVETALQTLRTDFGVQRVWGTKCDVRDGNDVKNLVQFAQDNLQYVDIWINNAGSNAYSFKPLAEASDEDLIEVVTTNTLGLMICCREAMKLMINQPRGGHIFNIDGAGSDGRPTPRFAAYGATKRSVVHLTKSLQAELQMQEVSNVVVHNLSPGMVTTDLLMSGANTKQAKFFINVLAEPADEVAKYLVPNIRSIPSRGSTRPTYIRFLTGLKAYSQIFSRLAFGARRNRYLVED; translated from the exons ATGGCGGCAATAACACCAACTTCCTCCCTTTCCAACTTCATTTCTCCAAATTTTCTTCAAATCCCATCTTTCTTTCCACACCAtccaaaaaaatcaaatctttcATTTCACCATAaaccatttattattattacttcaaAACCACCTCCCAAGATTTTGTgctctgctgctgctgctgctgataaTGTTTCCAGTATAAAATCATCTCAGCCAATGGTTCCTCCTTATAATGTTCTAATCACTGGTTCCACTAAag GAATAGGCTATGCCTTAGCTAAAGAATTTCTGCAAGCAGGTGATAATGTCTTAATATGCTCAAGGTCTG CTGAACGGGTTGAAACAGCTCTACAGACCTTAAGGACAGATTTTGGGGTTCAGCGTGTGTGG GGTACAAAATGTGATGTTAGGGATGGAAATGATGTAAAGAATCTTGTCCAGTTTGCACAAGACAACCTCCAATACGTGGATATATGG ATTAATAATGCAGGATCCAATGCATATAGCTTTAAGCCTTTGGCAGAGGCTTCAGATGAAGATCTCAT AGAAGTTGTTACTACAAACACACTTGGTTTAATGATTTGTTGCAGGGAG GCAATGAAATTGATGATTAACCAGCCTAGAGGCGGccatatatttaatattgatgGAGCAGGTTCTGATGGAAGACCAACCCCCAG GTTTGCTGCATATGGGGCAACTAAGCGCAGTGTGGTACATTTGACAAAGTCATTACAG GCAGAGTTACAGATGCAAGAAGTAAGCAATGTTGTCGTCCATAACTTGTCG CCAGGAATGGTTACAACTGACCTTCTGATGTCCGGTGCCAACACAAAGCAG GCAAAGTTTTTCATTAATGTTTTGGCAGAACCTGCAGATGAG GTTGCAAAGTACCTTGTCCCAAATATCAGGTCCATACCGAGCAGGGGATCTACAAGGCCAACTTACATTCGTTTCCTTACGGGATTAAAAGCTTACTCCCAAATATTTTCC AGACTGGCTTTTGGAGCTAGAAGGAACAGATACTTGGTTGAAGATTGA
- the LOC122596131 gene encoding chlorophyll(ide) b reductase NOL, chloroplastic isoform X3: MAAITPTSSLSNFISPNFLQIPSFFPHHPKKSNLSFHHKPFIIITSKPPPKILCSAAAAADNVSSIKSSQPMVPPYNVLITGSTKGIGYALAKEFLQAGDNVLICSRSAERVETALQTLRTDFGVQRVWGTKCDVRDGNDVKNLVQFAQDNLQYVDIWINNAGSNAYSFKPLAEASDEDLMEAMKLMINQPRGGHIFNIDGAGSDGRPTPRFAAYGATKRSVVHLTKSLQAELQMQEVSNVVVHNLSPGMVTTDLLMSGANTKQAKFFINVLAEPADEVAKYLVPNIRSIPSRGSTRPTYIRFLTGLKAYSQIFSRLAFGARRNRYLVED, from the exons ATGGCGGCAATAACACCAACTTCCTCCCTTTCCAACTTCATTTCTCCAAATTTTCTTCAAATCCCATCTTTCTTTCCACACCAtccaaaaaaatcaaatctttcATTTCACCATAaaccatttattattattacttcaaAACCACCTCCCAAGATTTTGTgctctgctgctgctgctgctgataaTGTTTCCAGTATAAAATCATCTCAGCCAATGGTTCCTCCTTATAATGTTCTAATCACTGGTTCCACTAAag GAATAGGCTATGCCTTAGCTAAAGAATTTCTGCAAGCAGGTGATAATGTCTTAATATGCTCAAGGTCTG CTGAACGGGTTGAAACAGCTCTACAGACCTTAAGGACAGATTTTGGGGTTCAGCGTGTGTGG GGTACAAAATGTGATGTTAGGGATGGAAATGATGTAAAGAATCTTGTCCAGTTTGCACAAGACAACCTCCAATACGTGGATATATGG ATTAATAATGCAGGATCCAATGCATATAGCTTTAAGCCTTTGGCAGAGGCTTCAGATGAAGATCTCAT GGAG GCAATGAAATTGATGATTAACCAGCCTAGAGGCGGccatatatttaatattgatgGAGCAGGTTCTGATGGAAGACCAACCCCCAG GTTTGCTGCATATGGGGCAACTAAGCGCAGTGTGGTACATTTGACAAAGTCATTACAG GCAGAGTTACAGATGCAAGAAGTAAGCAATGTTGTCGTCCATAACTTGTCG CCAGGAATGGTTACAACTGACCTTCTGATGTCCGGTGCCAACACAAAGCAG GCAAAGTTTTTCATTAATGTTTTGGCAGAACCTGCAGATGAG GTTGCAAAGTACCTTGTCCCAAATATCAGGTCCATACCGAGCAGGGGATCTACAAGGCCAACTTACATTCGTTTCCTTACGGGATTAAAAGCTTACTCCCAAATATTTTCC AGACTGGCTTTTGGAGCTAGAAGGAACAGATACTTGGTTGAAGATTGA
- the LOC122596131 gene encoding chlorophyll(ide) b reductase NOL, chloroplastic isoform X2 → MAAITPTSSLSNFISPNFLQIPSFFPHHPKKSNLSFHHKPFIIITSKPPPKILCSAAAAADNVSSIKSSQPMVPPYNVLITGSTKGIGYALAKEFLQAGDNVLICSRSAERVETALQTLRTDFGVQRVWGTKCDVRDGNDVKNLVQFAQDNLQYINNAGSNAYSFKPLAEASDEDLIEVVTTNTLGLMICCREAMKLMINQPRGGHIFNIDGAGSDGRPTPRFAAYGATKRSVVHLTKSLQAELQMQEVSNVVVHNLSPGMVTTDLLMSGANTKQAKFFINVLAEPADEVAKYLVPNIRSIPSRGSTRPTYIRFLTGLKAYSQIFSRLAFGARRNRYLVED, encoded by the exons ATGGCGGCAATAACACCAACTTCCTCCCTTTCCAACTTCATTTCTCCAAATTTTCTTCAAATCCCATCTTTCTTTCCACACCAtccaaaaaaatcaaatctttcATTTCACCATAaaccatttattattattacttcaaAACCACCTCCCAAGATTTTGTgctctgctgctgctgctgctgataaTGTTTCCAGTATAAAATCATCTCAGCCAATGGTTCCTCCTTATAATGTTCTAATCACTGGTTCCACTAAag GAATAGGCTATGCCTTAGCTAAAGAATTTCTGCAAGCAGGTGATAATGTCTTAATATGCTCAAGGTCTG CTGAACGGGTTGAAACAGCTCTACAGACCTTAAGGACAGATTTTGGGGTTCAGCGTGTGTGG GGTACAAAATGTGATGTTAGGGATGGAAATGATGTAAAGAATCTTGTCCAGTTTGCACAAGACAACCTCCAATAC ATTAATAATGCAGGATCCAATGCATATAGCTTTAAGCCTTTGGCAGAGGCTTCAGATGAAGATCTCAT AGAAGTTGTTACTACAAACACACTTGGTTTAATGATTTGTTGCAGGGAG GCAATGAAATTGATGATTAACCAGCCTAGAGGCGGccatatatttaatattgatgGAGCAGGTTCTGATGGAAGACCAACCCCCAG GTTTGCTGCATATGGGGCAACTAAGCGCAGTGTGGTACATTTGACAAAGTCATTACAG GCAGAGTTACAGATGCAAGAAGTAAGCAATGTTGTCGTCCATAACTTGTCG CCAGGAATGGTTACAACTGACCTTCTGATGTCCGGTGCCAACACAAAGCAG GCAAAGTTTTTCATTAATGTTTTGGCAGAACCTGCAGATGAG GTTGCAAAGTACCTTGTCCCAAATATCAGGTCCATACCGAGCAGGGGATCTACAAGGCCAACTTACATTCGTTTCCTTACGGGATTAAAAGCTTACTCCCAAATATTTTCC AGACTGGCTTTTGGAGCTAGAAGGAACAGATACTTGGTTGAAGATTGA
- the LOC122597810 gene encoding probable inactive leucine-rich repeat receptor kinase XIAO isoform X1: MQISTWVFKILILFLVNFSRLSRAQTCSEVDRTALLGFKARIFKDTTGIMSSWIGKDCCSGGWEGVQCDSVTGRVTQLVLQRPSDKDFGIYMKGTLSPTLGDLKFLEVLVISGMKRLSGTIPTSFTGLVRLTQLALEDNSLEGTIPSSLGQLPLLQTLSLSGNHLTGPIPPTLLKLNKLFQLNLARNSFSGPLPAAMGGLARLQYLDLSYNKLSGSIPVSLGQLSQLTLLDISNNQLSGAIPDSLCNLLKLVDLTLSNNLLTGQVPSRIGRLKSLNTLSLGSNRLVGQIPVSISQLQNLWYLNLSRNALSDPSPSYALSKGIPSLLSLDLSYNKFNFGTIPKWITSRELSDIRLAGCNLKGFLPIFTKPNSLVFIDLSDNHFSGGLPGYFRKMSNLQNVKLSNNQLKANLSQIILPSGLALLDLHSNQLSGSLSGLLRSASSFLETIDLSNNQITGNIPSTISKLAKLKKLDVSRNHITGTIPPSLGNLSNLGWLDVSINSIGGKIPTSLLVAQLRHANFRANKLCGEIPQGRPLNIFPPVAYAHNLCLCGKPLPPCKQP; this comes from the coding sequence ATGCAGATTTCTACATGGGTTTTCAAAATCTTGAtcctttttttagttaatttttcTAGGCTATCACGAGCCCAGACGTGTTCCGAAGTTGATAGAACCGCACTTCTTGGGTTTAAAGCAAGAATCTTTAAGGATACTACTGGTATAATGTCTTCATGGATTGGTAAAGATTGTTGTAGTGGAGGTTGGGAAGGTGTTCAATGTGATAGTGTCACTGGGAGAGTGACACAACTTGTGTTACAAAGGCCATCTGATAAAGATTTTGGTATTTACATGAAAGGAACTCTTTCTCCTACTTTAGGTGACTTGAAGTTCTTGGAGGTTTTGGTGATTAGTGGGATGAAGAGGCTATCTGGAACGATTCCAACGAGCTTTACGGGTCTTGTACGTCTTACTCAACTTGCTTTGGAAGATAATTCACTTGAAGGGACTATCCCTTCAAGTTTAGGCCAACTACCTTTACTTCAAACACTCTCACTTAGTGGCAACCACTTAACTGGCCCAATCCCTCCTACTTTATTAAAGTTAAACAAGCTTTTCCAGCTGAATTTAGCAAGAAATTCGTTCTCGGGCCCCCTTCCAGCTGCTATGGGAGGCTTGGCCCGTTTGCAGTATCTTGATTTGAGTTACAATAAGTTATCGGGCTCTATTCCTGTCAGTTTGGGCCAACTCTCACAGTTAACACTTCTTGACATTTCGAATAACCAATTATCAGGTGCAATACCTGATTCATTGTGCAACTTGTTGAAGCTTGTTGACCTGACATTGAGCAACAATCTGTTGACCGGTCAAGTGCCATCACGAATAGGGCGACTCAAATCTCTAAATACCCTTTCTTTAGGTTCCAACCGGCTCGTTGGTCAAATCCCGGTGTCTATATCACAATTACAGAACCTGTGGTACCTTAACTTATCTAGAAATGCACTTTCTGACCCTTCGCCTAGTTATGCATTATCTAAAGGTATCCCTTCTCTACTGTCCTTAGACTTATCTTACAATAAGTTCAATTTCGGTACCATTCCAAAATGGATTACAAGCAGAGAGTTGTCAGATATCAGATTAGCTGGATGTAATCTCAAAGGGTTTTTACCAATCTTTACGAAGCCAAATTCACTCGTTTTTATAGACCTTTCTGATAATCATTTTTCAGGAGGCCTACCAGGTTACTTTCGGAAGATGTCTAACTTACAAAATGTCAAATTGTCAAACAACCAACTTAAGGCCAATCTATCACAAATCATACTACCAAGCGGGCTAGCGTTACTAGACCTCCACTCAAATCAACTTTCAGGGTCACTATCAGGACTATTGAGGTCTGCAAGCAGTTTCTTGGAGACCATTGACTTGTCCAACAATCAAATCACGGGCAACATTCCAAGTACCATTTCAAAGCTTGCTAAACTCAAGAAGTTGGATGTCTCAAGGAATCATATAACGGGCACAATACCGCCAAGTTTGGGAAATCTATCAAACTTAGGATGGCTAGATGTATCAATCAACTCAATTGGAGGAAAAATACCAACTAGTTTGTTGGTGGCTCAGCTAAGGCATGCTAACTTCCGAGCAAACAAGCTATGTGGAGAAATTCCGCAAGGAAGACCGTTAAACATCTTTCCTCCGGTTGCTTATGCACACAATCTTTGCTTGTGTGGAAAGCCCCTGCCACCTTGCAAGCAACCTTAA